Sequence from the Anaerolineae bacterium genome:
TAGAGTTTACTGTACTGCCTGGGGAAAGCGCCGCAGAGGTAGCGGGGCGGCTGGCCCAAGAAGGGCTGATCACGGACGCGGAGCTGTTCCGACGCTATATGCGCTTCTACGGCCTCGATGTGGGGCTGGAGGCCGGCGATTACCAGCTTGCCAAGAACATGACTATGGAACAGATTGCCAAAGCGCTCCAGCATGCGCGCGTCAACGAGGTGGTGGTACGGGTGATTGAGGGTTGGCGCGCCGAGCAGATCGCCGAGATGCTGGAGAAAGAAGGGTTGACGACCGCCGCCGCCTTCATGAATGCGGTGCGCACGATGCGGTTGCCCTATGCTTCGCTGGCAGACCGCCCTGCCGGCGCCTCCCTGGAGGGCTATCTCTTCCCCGACACGTACCGCCTGGCGCTCAACTCCACGGCGGAGCAGATTGTGGAGCGGATGGTGGCGAATTTCGACGAGCGCTTCGACCCGGCCCGCAGGGCGCAGGCCCAAGCCGCCGGCATGACCATCCACCAGGTGGTCACCCTTGCCTCCATCGTGGAGCGCGAGACCGTGGTGGAGGAGGAGCGCCCCATCATCGCCAGCGTCTATCTCAACCGCCTGGCGAAAGGCATGTATTTGCAGGCTGACCCCACCGTGCAGTACGCGCTGGGGTATCAGCCGCAGACCGGTCAGTGGTGGCTGACCCCACTGCCGATGGAGGCGCTGACCGGCACCGAATCCATTTACAACACCTATCTGCATCCCGGCCTGCCGCCTGGCCCCATCTGCAACCCTGGTCTGGCGTCCATTGATGCAGTGCTGAACCCCGCGCCGACCGATTACCTGTTCTTCTATTCGAAAGGGGATGGCACGCACGCCTTTGCCAGCACCTATGAGGAACATCTGCGCAACCAGGAGCTGT
This genomic interval carries:
- the mltG gene encoding endolytic transglycosylase MltG, with amino-acid sequence MDIIRSIARVLFFLVTIAALVIVALIGAEFIMGQLRPPPAPVAEAGQETERQINLASPEELVLGLYLKLRAADLQKPAGDDPTPIEFTVLPGESAAEVAGRLAQEGLITDAELFRRYMRFYGLDVGLEAGDYQLAKNMTMEQIAKALQHARVNEVVVRVIEGWRAEQIAEMLEKEGLTTAAAFMNAVRTMRLPYASLADRPAGASLEGYLFPDTYRLALNSTAEQIVERMVANFDERFDPARRAQAQAAGMTIHQVVTLASIVERETVVEEERPIIASVYLNRLAKGMYLQADPTVQYALGYQPQTGQWWLTPLPMEALTGTESIYNTYLHPGLPPGPICNPGLASIDAVLNPAPTDYLFFYSKGDGTHAFASTYEEHLRNQELYQR